In Desulfobacterales bacterium, a genomic segment contains:
- a CDS encoding NAD-dependent epimerase/dehydratase family protein, protein MQASDTNILVTGATGLIGARLVKELLLHGHGVRALTRREDGDLPRGVQRFVGDITDPASLQGIAEGITTVVHCAGLLGKWRTDYATLYDVNVQGSINLLERFAASALERFIHISAAGVTGPLQQAGEADETYPCRPATPYEKAKLVAEKQVAGRAAQLGIDALVVRPTFTYGAGDTHKLPLFRAVKKGRMIFLNGGASVNTPVYVDDVVSGIRLAMQHGKRGAIYIIGGQRPVTKKELINTIADTLDVGRPRISIPRGLAAPGATVLEALGRIFDFEPMLTRGKVMMMADNFGYSIKKAQQELHYCPLVDLRQGICMTINDYIARGWL, encoded by the coding sequence GTGCAGGCCAGCGATACAAACATCCTGGTAACCGGCGCAACCGGCTTGATTGGCGCGCGCCTTGTCAAGGAACTCCTGCTTCACGGCCATGGTGTCCGCGCTCTCACCAGAAGAGAAGATGGCGACCTGCCCCGGGGAGTGCAACGGTTTGTCGGCGATATCACTGACCCGGCCTCGCTGCAAGGCATTGCCGAGGGTATAACAACCGTTGTCCACTGTGCCGGGCTGCTCGGTAAGTGGCGAACCGATTACGCAACGCTCTATGATGTCAATGTACAGGGGAGCATCAATCTGCTGGAGCGGTTTGCCGCCTCGGCCCTGGAACGCTTCATCCATATCAGCGCCGCCGGGGTAACCGGCCCGCTGCAACAGGCCGGGGAGGCGGATGAGACATATCCGTGCCGTCCCGCTACCCCCTACGAAAAGGCCAAGCTTGTTGCGGAAAAACAGGTCGCCGGGCGAGCGGCCCAACTGGGAATTGATGCCCTTGTCGTGCGGCCGACCTTTACCTACGGCGCCGGCGACACCCACAAGCTGCCCCTTTTCAGGGCCGTCAAAAAGGGGAGGATGATTTTTCTCAATGGCGGGGCAAGCGTCAATACCCCGGTATACGTGGATGACGTTGTTTCAGGCATACGGCTTGCCATGCAACATGGAAAAAGGGGCGCAATATATATCATCGGCGGCCAACGGCCGGTCACCAAAAAAGAACTTATCAATACCATTGCCGATACCCTGGATGTCGGCCGGCCGCGGATATCAATTCCCAGGGGGTTGGCAGCGCCCGGCGCCACGGTGCTGGAAGCGCTGGGCCGAATCTTTGACTTTGAGCCCATGCTGACCCGCGGCAAGGTGATGATGATGGCGGACAACTTCGGCTACTCCATTAAAAAGGCGCAACAGGAACTGCACTACTGCCCGCTGGTTGACCTGCGGCAAGGCATTTGCATGACAATCAACGACTATATTGCCAGGGGATGGCTGTAA